In Uranotaenia lowii strain MFRU-FL chromosome 2, ASM2978415v1, whole genome shotgun sequence, one genomic interval encodes:
- the LOC129747900 gene encoding plasmanylethanolamine desaturase: protein MDLISLPPCSRRIDSGKMASTGDHHLHHHQGIGLGSTANGSSSSSGVSLSPTNTIMISTTFLKTPVKTDQEILENSMLEDDPNSNTILAADCGGLAAENCHRTGGGSISNGTHGTERRGPDCEQHQQHQQPRWGPQHKGAQELAKLYSSSKRTQEIICVYICITLMIMNLFLIVKHFCLERISQVVVAAVFGILTADFGSGLVHWGADTWGSVELPIIGKNFLRPFREHHIDPTSITRHDFIETNGDNFMVALPILGKLAWNFFTRSNPEIQQEYALNAYLFLCSVFVAMTNQIHKWSHTYWGLPKWVLFLQNHHIILPRRHHRIHHVAPHETYFCITTGWLNWPLEKIRFWSTLEAVIEACFGHKPRADDLKWAQKRT, encoded by the exons ATGGATTTGATATCGTTGCCTCCGTGTTCCCGACGAATTGACTCGGGGAAAATGGCTAGCACCGGGGATCATCACCTTCACCATCATCAGGGAATTGGGCTGGGCAGCACGGCAaatggcagcagcagcagcagtggaGTTAGCCTTTCACCGACCAACACGATTATGATCTCAACGACTTTCCTGAAG ACCCCGGTCAAAACGGACCAGGAGATACTGGAAAACTCGATGCTGGAGGATGATCCCAATTCCAACACCATCCTGGCGGCGGACTGTGGCGGCTTAGCTGCCGAAAACTGTCATAGAACCGGCGGCGGCAGTATCAGCAACGGAACTCATGGTACCGAAAGGAGGGGACCGGACTGTGAACAGCACCAGCAACATCAACAACCTCGATGGGGACCACAACACAAGGGAGCACAGGAGCTGGCAAAGCTGTACAGCAGCA GTAAACGAACTCAGGAAATCATTTGCGTCTACATCTGCATCACGTTGATGATCATGAATCTGTTTCTCATAGTGAAGCACTTCTGCCTGGAACGGATAAGTCAGGTGGTGGTGGCGGCGGTTTTCGGAATCCTGACGGCCGATTTCGGTTCCGGACTGGTCCATTGGGGTGCCGACACCTGGGGTTCGGTTGAACTTCCCATTATTGGAAAg AATTTTCTGCGTCCGTTTCGGGAGCATCACATCGATCCGACGTCCATCACCAGGCATGATTTCATCGAAACCAATGGAGACAATTTTATGGTGGCGTTGCCGATTTTGGGGAAGCTGGCGTGGAATTTCTTTACCCGATCCAATCCGGAGATACAGCAGGAGTACGCCCTGAATGCCTACCTGTTTCTGTGTTCGGTGTTTGTGGCGATGACCAATCAG ATCCATAAATGGTCCCACACCTACTGGGGCCTCCCGAAGTGGGTGCTGTTTTTGCAGAACCATCACATCATCTTGCCCCGGCGACATCATCGGATTCACCACGTGGCACCCCACGAGACGTACTTTTGCATCACCACGGGATGGCTGAATTGGCCACTGGAGAAGATTCG GTTTTGGTCCACCCTGGAGGCTGTCATTGAGGCGTGTTTCGGACACAAACCACGGGCGGATGATTTGAAGTGGGCACAGAAGCGGACTTGA